From the genome of Phytohabitans rumicis, one region includes:
- a CDS encoding AAA family ATPase, whose amino-acid sequence MTSFEEDLRALDGDLAARHQLVTAWLKAFVDKAGGDATDLPEAVAIELCGTELPRHDSSAVLSAGVDGLLGTHPRVAGRRLDVRLDEVLTRIRRFRAERVPAFRAYQRQRNDLVARERARLRLDEHQPKVMSAFVRNRLLDEVYLPLIGDNLARQLGAVGEAKRTDQMGLLLLISPPGYGKTTLMEYVASRLGLVFVKVNGPALGHAVTSVDPAEAPNATARQEIEKISFALEMGNNVLLYLDDIQHTSPELLQKFISLCDAQRRMEGVWEGRTRTYDLRGKRFAVCMAGNPYTESGQRFRIPDMLANRADVWNLGDVLSGKEELFALSYIENSLTANSVLAPLSTRERDDVQLLVRLAKGDETVQPDQLAHPYSAVELDQMLAVLRKLLRVQRVVLTNNKAYIASAAQSDASRTEPPFQLQGSYRNMNKLAERIVPVMNDDELEAVIDDHYLGEAQTLAAGAEANLLKLAELRGRLTPERAERWTEVKAGYLKAKALGGAEDDPMTRAVGAIGLLADRVGGVETAINRINE is encoded by the coding sequence GTGACGTCCTTCGAGGAAGATCTGCGGGCGCTGGACGGCGACCTGGCGGCCCGGCATCAGCTCGTGACCGCGTGGCTGAAGGCGTTTGTCGACAAGGCCGGCGGCGACGCGACCGACCTCCCCGAAGCCGTGGCCATCGAGCTGTGCGGCACCGAGCTGCCCCGGCACGACTCGTCGGCGGTGCTCTCCGCCGGCGTCGACGGGCTGCTCGGCACCCATCCGCGCGTCGCAGGGCGGCGGCTCGACGTACGCCTCGACGAGGTGCTGACCCGGATCCGGCGGTTCCGCGCCGAGCGGGTGCCGGCGTTCCGCGCGTACCAGCGGCAGCGCAACGACCTGGTGGCCCGCGAGCGCGCCCGGCTGCGTCTGGACGAGCACCAGCCGAAGGTGATGAGCGCGTTCGTCCGCAACCGGCTGCTGGACGAGGTCTACCTGCCGCTGATCGGCGACAACCTGGCCCGGCAGCTCGGCGCCGTCGGCGAGGCCAAGCGCACCGACCAGATGGGCCTGCTGCTGCTGATCTCGCCGCCCGGCTACGGCAAGACCACCCTCATGGAGTACGTCGCGAGCCGGCTCGGCCTGGTCTTCGTCAAGGTGAACGGGCCGGCGCTCGGGCACGCGGTCACGTCGGTCGACCCGGCCGAGGCGCCCAACGCCACGGCGCGGCAGGAGATCGAGAAGATCTCGTTCGCCCTGGAGATGGGCAACAACGTGCTGCTCTACCTGGACGACATCCAGCACACCTCGCCGGAGCTGCTGCAGAAGTTCATCTCGCTCTGCGACGCGCAGCGCCGGATGGAAGGGGTCTGGGAGGGCCGCACCCGCACGTACGACCTGCGTGGTAAGCGGTTCGCGGTCTGCATGGCGGGCAACCCGTACACCGAGTCGGGTCAGCGCTTCCGCATCCCGGACATGCTCGCCAACCGGGCCGACGTGTGGAACCTGGGCGACGTGCTGTCCGGCAAGGAAGAGCTGTTCGCGCTGAGCTACATCGAGAACTCGCTGACCGCCAACTCGGTGCTGGCCCCCCTGTCCACAAGGGAACGCGACGACGTGCAGCTGCTCGTACGGCTGGCCAAGGGCGACGAGACCGTGCAGCCGGACCAGCTCGCGCACCCGTACTCGGCGGTGGAGCTGGACCAGATGCTGGCGGTGCTGCGCAAGCTGCTGCGCGTACAGCGGGTGGTGCTGACCAACAACAAGGCGTACATCGCGTCGGCCGCCCAGTCGGACGCGTCCCGCACCGAGCCACCGTTCCAGCTACAGGGGTCGTACCGGAACATGAACAAGCTGGCCGAGCGGATCGTGCCGGTGATGAACGACGACGAGTTGGAAGCCGTCATCGACGACCACTACCTGGGCGAGGCGCAGACCCTCGCGGCCGGGGCCGAGGCCAACCTGCTCAAGCTCGCCGAGCTGCGCGGCCGGCTGACCCCCGAGCGGGCCGAACGCTGGACCGAGGTGAAGGCCGGCTACCTGAAGGCGAAGGCGCTGGGTGGTGCCGAGGACGACCCGATGACCCGGGCGGTCGGCGCGATCGGCCTCCTGGCCGACCGGGTAGGCGGCGTGGAAACGGCCATCAACCGCATCAACGAGTGA